A single window of Modestobacter italicus DNA harbors:
- a CDS encoding YlxR family protein has product MADTSIPVRTCVGCRRRAPVTELLRVVVRDGGLTPDSRRRLPGRGASLHPTAECLHAAVRRRAFPRALRCSTSLETGPLEAHLAQQVS; this is encoded by the coding sequence ATGGCCGACACGTCGATCCCGGTCCGCACCTGTGTGGGGTGCCGCCGACGTGCACCGGTCACCGAGCTGTTGCGTGTCGTCGTCCGCGACGGGGGGCTGACCCCCGATTCGCGGCGGCGGCTCCCCGGCCGGGGGGCTTCGTTGCACCCCACCGCGGAGTGCCTGCACGCAGCAGTCCGGCGCCGGGCCTTCCCGCGCGCGCTGCGGTGCAGCACGTCGCTGGAGACCGGTCCGCTGGAGGCCCACCTCGCGCAGCAGGTCAGCTGA
- the nusA gene encoding transcription termination factor NusA, translated as MNIDVTALKAVEREKGIPADTVLQAIESALVTAYRHADGAAQHVRVQIDRKSGEVAVLAQELGPDGEVVHEWDDTPTDFGRIAASTAKQVIVQRLRDAENEQTFGEYAGKEGDIVSGIVQAHDRRNNQGLVLVDIGKVEATLPAAEQVPGEDYRHGSRLKAYVVSVARTFRGPQVTLSRTHPNLVRKLFALEAPEVADGSVEIVSVAREAGHRSKIAVRTSVPGLNAKGSCIGPMGQRVRNVMSELHGEKIDIVDWSDDDATFVASALSPARVTSARVVDPAARAVQVVVPDYQLSLAIGKEGQNARLAARLTGCRIDIRSDAQPADDQTVSPGVGRSPLRPNPGLERTGVRGPQGGRRPPVRRAEHPGPAAR; from the coding sequence GTGAACATCGACGTGACCGCCCTGAAGGCGGTCGAGCGGGAGAAGGGCATCCCGGCCGACACGGTGCTGCAGGCGATCGAGTCCGCCCTGGTGACCGCCTACCGGCACGCGGACGGCGCCGCGCAGCACGTGCGGGTGCAGATCGACCGCAAGAGCGGTGAGGTGGCCGTGCTGGCCCAGGAGCTGGGGCCCGATGGCGAGGTCGTCCACGAGTGGGACGACACCCCGACCGACTTCGGCCGGATCGCGGCCAGCACCGCCAAGCAGGTGATCGTGCAGCGGCTGCGGGACGCGGAGAACGAGCAGACCTTCGGCGAGTACGCCGGCAAGGAGGGCGACATCGTCAGCGGCATCGTGCAGGCGCACGACCGCCGCAACAACCAGGGCCTGGTGCTGGTCGACATCGGCAAGGTGGAGGCCACGCTGCCGGCCGCCGAGCAGGTGCCCGGCGAGGACTACCGACACGGCAGCCGGCTCAAGGCCTACGTCGTGTCGGTGGCCCGGACCTTTCGCGGCCCGCAGGTGACGCTGTCGCGCACCCACCCGAACCTGGTCCGCAAGCTGTTCGCGCTGGAGGCCCCCGAGGTCGCCGACGGCAGCGTGGAGATCGTCTCGGTCGCCCGCGAGGCGGGGCACCGCTCGAAGATCGCCGTCCGCACGTCGGTGCCGGGGCTGAACGCCAAGGGCTCCTGCATCGGGCCGATGGGCCAGCGGGTCCGGAACGTGATGAGCGAGCTGCACGGCGAGAAGATCGACATCGTCGACTGGTCCGACGACGACGCCACCTTCGTCGCCTCGGCGCTCTCCCCGGCCCGGGTCACCAGCGCCCGGGTCGTGGACCCCGCCGCGCGCGCGGTGCAGGTCGTCGTCCCCGACTACCAGCTCTCGCTGGCGATCGGCAAGGAGGGGCAGAACGCCCGGCTGGCCGCCCGGCTCACCGGCTGCCGCATCGACATCCGCAGCGACGCCCAGCCCGCCGACGACCAGACGGTCTCCCCGGGCGTGGGCCGCTCGCCGCTGCGCCCCAACCCGGGGCTGGAGCGGACCGGCGTCCGCGGGCCGCAGGGGGGTCGCCGACCGCCTGTCCGGCGGGCGGAACACCCCGGGCCCGCGGCGCGCTAG
- the rimP gene encoding ribosome maturation factor RimP yields the protein MTTRGAGAPGQAADAMTARLTGWVEPAVAAAGYDLEELVVRPAGQRSVVRVVVDRDSGVSLDDVAELSRSLSELLDAQDEALGRSPYVLEVTSPGVDRPLTLPRHWRRNVGRLVTVTAGPDGRREELTARVLRVQDDGVVLAVEKGGTKKGQVRKAAGERTVGWAELGEARVQVEFTRPAGHRDAALVHVPDEDETDETDEIDDGEDDTDVDPEDMDDDEHDPAGVPVADASGGSGRPAPHRAPRDPRPRRGGSK from the coding sequence ATGACCACGCGAGGTGCAGGCGCCCCCGGTCAGGCCGCTGACGCGATGACCGCCCGGCTCACCGGCTGGGTGGAGCCGGCCGTCGCCGCCGCCGGCTACGACCTCGAGGAGCTCGTCGTCCGTCCGGCCGGTCAGCGCTCGGTGGTGCGGGTCGTCGTGGACCGCGACTCCGGCGTCAGCCTGGACGACGTCGCCGAGCTCAGCCGCTCGCTGTCGGAGCTGCTCGACGCGCAGGACGAGGCGCTGGGCCGCTCGCCCTACGTGCTGGAGGTGACCAGCCCCGGGGTCGACCGGCCGTTGACGCTCCCCCGGCACTGGCGGCGCAACGTCGGCCGGCTGGTCACCGTCACGGCCGGCCCCGACGGCCGGCGCGAGGAGCTCACCGCCCGGGTGCTGCGGGTGCAGGACGACGGCGTGGTGCTGGCCGTGGAGAAGGGCGGCACGAAGAAGGGGCAGGTGCGCAAGGCGGCCGGGGAGCGCACCGTGGGCTGGGCGGAGCTGGGCGAGGCACGGGTGCAGGTGGAGTTCACCCGGCCGGCCGGTCACCGTGACGCAGCGCTGGTGCACGTGCCCGACGAGGACGAGACCGACGAGACCGACGAGATCGACGACGGCGAGGACGACACCGACGTCGACCCCGAGGACATGGACGACGACGAGCACGACCCGGCCGGGGTCCCGGTGGCCGACGCGAGCGGGGGGTCCGGGCGACCGGCCCCGCACCGCGCGCCCCGGGACCCCCGGCCGCGACGAGGAGGCAGCAAGTGA
- a CDS encoding ferritin-like domain-containing protein, whose protein sequence is MADQEPTPTAAEDAALQEALAAAHTAVWGYGVVGAATPVEGRAPVVEAEEAHRDLRDIVAALLTSRRVEPVPAAAGYTLPAPVASAADAAALAVTLEDGTAQAWTWVLDQATERSTRELAVAALSAAELRAVGWRTAAGWPPTTAFPGLPDT, encoded by the coding sequence ATGGCTGACCAGGAACCCACACCCACCGCGGCGGAGGACGCCGCCCTGCAGGAGGCGCTGGCGGCCGCGCACACGGCCGTCTGGGGCTACGGCGTGGTCGGTGCGGCCACGCCGGTCGAGGGCCGGGCCCCGGTGGTCGAGGCCGAGGAGGCGCACCGCGACCTCCGGGACATCGTGGCTGCGCTGCTGACCTCGCGGCGGGTCGAGCCGGTGCCGGCCGCGGCCGGGTACACGCTGCCCGCACCGGTGGCGTCCGCCGCGGACGCCGCCGCCCTGGCGGTCACCCTCGAGGACGGCACCGCGCAGGCGTGGACCTGGGTGCTGGACCAGGCCACCGAGCGGAGCACCCGGGAGCTCGCGGTCGCGGCGCTGTCTGCGGCGGAGCTGCGCGCGGTGGGCTGGCGCACCGCGGCCGGCTGGCCACCGACCACCGCCTTCCCCGGCCTCCCCGACACCTGA